One part of the Anaeromyxobacter sp. Fw109-5 genome encodes these proteins:
- the gcvPA gene encoding aminomethyl-transferring glycine dehydrogenase subunit GcvPA — MRYHPHTPEDVRAMLDVIGAESLDDLFRSIPERLRLARPLDLPPAADEITLFAELRALAARDDTAHPPFVGAGCYPHHVPPAVDQLLLRGEFFTAYTPYQPEVSQGTLQALFEWQTFVCLLTGMDVSNASMYDGATAMAEAALMATRVTGRSKIVVSAAVHPEYRKVLATYLRSTGDEIVTVPFGADGRTDLRALEAAVDGGTAAVIVGYPSFLGVVDALPQAAAIAKKAGALTVAVTAEAVALGLLQAPGALGADVAVGTFQSFGNPMSFGGPAPGFFAIREQFVRQMPGRVCGATVDKHGRRGFVLTLSTREQHIRREKATSNICTNSGLAALAATIHLALLGKQGLAELARLNFARARMLKDALGRAGIAPLFSAPPFNELAFDVGDAEAVVARLAKRGIAAGAPLARWYPELPRAKGALLSVATELHTPELIELFAQSVKG, encoded by the coding sequence TTGCGCTACCACCCGCACACGCCCGAGGACGTCCGGGCGATGCTCGACGTCATCGGGGCGGAGAGCCTCGACGACCTGTTCCGCTCGATCCCGGAGCGGCTCCGCCTGGCCCGCCCCCTCGACCTGCCTCCCGCGGCCGACGAGATCACGCTGTTCGCCGAGCTCCGCGCCCTCGCGGCGCGCGACGACACCGCCCACCCGCCGTTCGTCGGCGCCGGCTGCTACCCGCACCACGTCCCGCCGGCGGTCGATCAGCTCCTGCTCCGCGGCGAGTTCTTCACGGCCTACACCCCGTACCAGCCGGAGGTGTCGCAGGGCACGCTGCAAGCGCTCTTCGAGTGGCAGACGTTCGTGTGCCTCCTCACCGGCATGGACGTCTCGAACGCGTCCATGTACGACGGCGCGACCGCCATGGCCGAGGCGGCCCTCATGGCCACGCGGGTGACGGGGCGCAGCAAGATCGTGGTCTCGGCCGCCGTTCACCCGGAGTACCGCAAGGTGCTCGCCACCTACCTGCGCTCGACCGGCGACGAGATCGTGACCGTCCCGTTCGGCGCCGACGGCCGGACCGACCTCCGCGCGCTGGAGGCGGCGGTGGACGGCGGGACGGCCGCGGTGATCGTCGGCTACCCGAGCTTCCTCGGCGTGGTCGACGCGCTGCCGCAGGCGGCCGCCATCGCCAAGAAGGCCGGCGCGCTCACCGTCGCGGTGACCGCCGAGGCGGTGGCGCTCGGGCTGCTCCAGGCGCCCGGGGCCCTCGGCGCGGACGTCGCGGTGGGCACCTTCCAGAGCTTCGGGAACCCGATGTCCTTCGGCGGTCCCGCGCCCGGCTTCTTCGCCATCCGCGAGCAGTTCGTGCGCCAGATGCCGGGCCGGGTCTGCGGGGCGACGGTGGACAAGCACGGGCGGCGAGGGTTCGTGCTCACCCTCTCCACCCGCGAGCAGCACATCCGCCGGGAGAAGGCGACGTCCAACATCTGCACCAACTCCGGGCTCGCCGCCCTCGCGGCCACCATCCACCTCGCGCTGCTCGGCAAGCAGGGGCTCGCGGAGCTGGCGCGGCTGAACTTCGCCCGCGCCCGCATGCTGAAGGACGCGCTCGGGCGCGCCGGGATCGCCCCGCTGTTCTCCGCGCCCCCCTTCAACGAGCTGGCCTTCGACGTCGGCGACGCGGAGGCGGTGGTGGCGCGGCTCGCCAAGCGCGGCATCGCCGCCGGCGCCCCGCTCGCGCGCTGGTACCCGGAGCTCCCGAGGGCCAAGGGCGCGCTCCTCAGCGTCGCGACCGAGCTGCACACCCCCGAGCTCATCGAGCTCTTCGCGCAGTCGGTGAAGGGATAG
- a CDS encoding metallophosphoesterase, which produces MRRAAVAAALAAVLAGCSPASPTFTVRSARARNPGPAPAIAGPFERVLHLADFGDPTDQQGEVARAVIRAHERAPFALGFFPGDNVYPCGPDVTAPGADACRFGDDGNTLAPGFSPPADPSFSRHDAPLARLAGPPAAEVYLALGNHDVATWTDCRRSGDPVAEGRLKACLEVAHRSPVWRMPGRHYAVERAAARFLVVDTNPVEEPYGGFALEDEVAFVRDQAAGCRADACESEPGGCERPWCFLVGHHPPVTAGSHRDDATPERLARMDELLAAGAGRIRAFLAGHDHDLQHLRSPEGLDVLVSGNGARGRPGERFDGTSVPGTEVIFATVRWGYGVLEVARDGWRYRFEDDEGKAVYCCAAVAGGRCEPVRCH; this is translated from the coding sequence GTGAGGCGGGCGGCGGTCGCGGCCGCGCTGGCCGCCGTGCTCGCCGGCTGCTCGCCGGCGAGCCCGACGTTCACGGTCCGCTCCGCGCGCGCCCGGAACCCGGGCCCGGCGCCCGCCATCGCCGGGCCGTTCGAGCGCGTCCTTCACCTCGCGGACTTCGGCGACCCCACCGATCAGCAGGGCGAGGTCGCGCGCGCCGTCATCCGCGCCCACGAGCGAGCGCCGTTCGCGCTCGGCTTCTTCCCGGGCGACAACGTCTACCCGTGTGGCCCCGACGTGACCGCGCCAGGGGCGGACGCGTGCCGGTTCGGCGACGACGGGAACACCCTCGCACCCGGCTTCTCCCCGCCCGCCGATCCGTCCTTCTCCCGCCACGACGCGCCGCTCGCGCGGCTCGCGGGTCCTCCCGCCGCGGAGGTCTACCTCGCGCTCGGCAACCACGACGTCGCGACCTGGACGGACTGTCGCCGCAGCGGCGATCCGGTGGCGGAGGGCAGGCTCAAGGCCTGCCTCGAGGTGGCGCACCGCTCGCCGGTGTGGCGGATGCCGGGGCGCCACTACGCCGTCGAGCGCGCCGCCGCGCGCTTCCTGGTGGTGGACACGAACCCCGTCGAGGAGCCGTACGGCGGGTTCGCGCTGGAGGACGAGGTCGCCTTCGTGCGCGACCAGGCGGCGGGGTGCCGGGCCGACGCGTGCGAGTCCGAGCCGGGCGGCTGCGAGAGACCGTGGTGCTTCCTCGTCGGCCACCACCCGCCCGTCACGGCCGGCAGCCACCGGGACGACGCGACGCCGGAGCGTCTCGCCCGCATGGACGAGCTCCTCGCCGCCGGCGCCGGCCGCATCCGCGCGTTCCTCGCCGGGCACGACCACGATCTGCAGCACCTGCGCTCGCCCGAGGGGCTCGACGTGCTGGTGTCCGGCAACGGCGCGCGGGGCCGCCCCGGGGAGCGGTTCGACGGGACCTCCGTCCCGGGGACCGAGGTGATCTTCGCGACGGTGCGCTGGGGCTACGGCGTGCTCGAGGTGGCGCGCGACGGCTGGCGCTACCGCTTCGAGGACGACGAGGGCAAGGCCGTCTACTGCTGCGCCGCGGTCGCCGGCGGGCGCTGCGAGCCGGTGCGCTGCCACTGA
- a CDS encoding adenosine deaminase: MPRELADLHIHVGGAVAPHILWSIAHDQGFKLPVSDYWEFKELVSARPGKVRSLDEYLAVLHTWTERIQSSPQAMERSVYEVIGKEYRSSRVSLIELRFNPMKRNVGGERDLDHIIHAALRGMDRAVLEYGVRAGIIFCLAREFDARLNEILVEKAIRYRRRGVVGIDLAGTERNAIELDGREVKRYRELFARARAAGLKTTVHTGETAGTGAEGVRAVVEELQPQRIGHGICAAKDERVMDLLRERGVVLEICPSSNLATRAVASLDELGEVLRRFWQRGVKFTINTDGPYLLDTNMRSEVRLLRDGGILSDEQLDQTQEWAREATFVEAG; the protein is encoded by the coding sequence ATGCCCAGGGAGCTCGCGGATCTCCACATCCACGTCGGCGGCGCGGTCGCCCCCCACATCCTCTGGTCGATCGCGCACGACCAGGGCTTCAAGCTGCCGGTCTCCGACTACTGGGAGTTCAAGGAGCTCGTCTCGGCGCGGCCGGGGAAGGTGAGGTCGCTCGACGAGTACCTCGCGGTGCTCCACACCTGGACGGAGCGGATCCAGTCCTCGCCGCAGGCGATGGAGCGCAGCGTCTACGAGGTGATCGGGAAGGAGTACCGCTCCTCGCGCGTCTCGCTCATCGAGCTGCGCTTCAACCCGATGAAGCGCAACGTCGGCGGCGAGCGCGATCTCGATCACATCATCCACGCGGCGCTGCGCGGCATGGATCGGGCGGTCCTCGAGTACGGCGTGCGGGCCGGGATCATCTTCTGCCTCGCCCGCGAGTTCGACGCCCGGCTGAACGAGATCCTGGTCGAGAAGGCGATCCGCTACCGGCGCCGCGGCGTGGTGGGGATCGACCTCGCCGGGACCGAGCGCAACGCCATCGAGCTGGACGGTCGAGAGGTGAAGCGCTACCGCGAGCTGTTCGCGCGGGCGCGGGCGGCTGGCCTCAAGACGACCGTCCACACGGGCGAGACCGCCGGGACCGGCGCGGAGGGCGTGCGGGCGGTGGTCGAGGAGCTGCAGCCGCAGCGGATCGGCCACGGCATCTGCGCCGCGAAGGACGAGCGCGTCATGGATCTGCTCCGCGAGCGCGGCGTGGTCCTGGAGATCTGCCCGAGCTCCAACCTGGCGACCCGCGCCGTGGCCTCGCTGGACGAGCTCGGCGAGGTGCTGCGCCGCTTCTGGCAGCGGGGCGTGAAGTTCACCATCAACACCGACGGGCCGTACCTGCTCGACACGAACATGCGCAGCGAGGTGCGGCTGCTGCGGGACGGCGGGATCCTCTCGGACGAGCAGCTCGACCAGACGCAGGAGTGGGCCCGCGAGGCGACGTTCGTCGAGGCCGGGTAG
- the gcvH gene encoding glycine cleavage system protein GcvH, protein MDFPEDLKYTREHEWARQKGSRIVIGITDFAQDQLGDVVFVELPEIGDTVKKGESFGVVESTKAVSELFAPISGKVVEVNDPLADAPETINSDPYEEGWMIAVEPSDPKEVEALMDVRAYRAFVEEQ, encoded by the coding sequence ATGGATTTCCCCGAGGACCTCAAGTACACGCGCGAGCACGAGTGGGCCCGGCAGAAGGGCTCGAGGATCGTCATCGGCATCACCGACTTCGCCCAGGACCAGCTCGGCGACGTGGTGTTCGTCGAGCTGCCCGAGATCGGCGACACCGTGAAGAAGGGCGAGTCCTTCGGCGTGGTGGAGTCGACGAAGGCCGTCTCCGAGCTGTTCGCCCCGATCTCCGGCAAGGTCGTCGAGGTGAACGACCCGCTGGCGGACGCCCCCGAGACGATCAACTCGGATCCGTACGAGGAGGGCTGGATGATCGCCGTCGAGCCCTCCGACCCGAAGGAGGTCGAGGCGCTCATGGACGTGCGCGCCTACCGCGCCTTCGTCGAGGAGCAGTAG
- a CDS encoding DUF6178 family protein, producing the protein MAKDDRSLAPAELRDARTALAAARGRKRLDVILDARDPQALVRALPADELYFTVRDIGLADAAPIVQLASAEQFKIFVDLDAWSRAGFDARKALPWLRAARAGAQLEPKAAARWERKLAALDRELLHLVLRTTLRVHDLEQDPDPELTSDRFMRAPEGKFVIEFLVDGAEYMAVRGILDDLYAEDPFAATRLLSSIRWDLPSELEETALRWRAGRLADLGYPSLDEALSWFARPPRTPATAPGLAARPPGFFLATLATSSLLDRAFAALAPSERDALERQIVSAANAVLVADAVDPGDLEAVRAAFGAARAYLELGLEKLSGEDEARAAEVLAETPVKRIFQEGFGRVLELRWRAERLLAAAGGAERFRSPLSELLTALARRRPRYFPGIEAPREEWGTPMAAAFEPRHFRSSADLARTAAALDAAEAEAGAAPAP; encoded by the coding sequence ATGGCAAAGGACGACAGGTCGCTCGCCCCCGCGGAGCTCCGGGACGCCCGCACGGCGCTCGCCGCGGCGCGCGGCCGCAAGCGGCTCGACGTGATCCTCGACGCGCGCGATCCGCAGGCGCTCGTGCGCGCGCTGCCCGCGGACGAGCTCTACTTCACGGTGCGCGACATCGGCCTCGCCGACGCCGCCCCCATCGTGCAGCTCGCCTCGGCAGAGCAGTTCAAGATCTTCGTCGATCTCGACGCCTGGTCCCGCGCCGGCTTCGACGCGCGGAAGGCGCTGCCCTGGCTGCGCGCGGCGCGCGCGGGCGCCCAGCTCGAGCCGAAGGCGGCGGCGCGCTGGGAGCGCAAGCTCGCGGCGCTGGATCGCGAGCTCCTCCACCTCGTCCTGCGCACGACGCTGCGCGTGCACGACCTCGAGCAGGATCCGGACCCGGAGCTCACGAGCGACCGCTTCATGCGGGCGCCCGAGGGGAAGTTCGTCATCGAGTTCCTCGTCGACGGCGCCGAGTACATGGCCGTCCGCGGGATCCTCGACGACCTGTACGCGGAGGACCCGTTCGCGGCCACGCGGCTGCTCTCCTCGATCCGCTGGGACCTGCCGAGCGAGCTCGAGGAGACTGCGCTGCGGTGGCGCGCGGGGCGGCTCGCCGATCTCGGCTACCCTTCCCTCGACGAGGCCCTCTCCTGGTTCGCGCGCCCGCCGCGCACGCCCGCCACGGCGCCGGGGCTCGCTGCGCGCCCGCCCGGCTTCTTCCTCGCGACGCTCGCGACGTCGTCGCTGCTCGACCGCGCGTTCGCCGCCCTCGCCCCGTCCGAGCGCGACGCGCTGGAACGGCAGATCGTGTCCGCGGCGAACGCGGTCCTCGTCGCGGACGCCGTGGACCCCGGCGACCTCGAGGCGGTGCGCGCCGCGTTCGGCGCCGCGCGGGCGTACCTCGAGCTCGGCCTCGAGAAGCTCTCCGGGGAGGACGAGGCCCGCGCGGCCGAGGTGCTGGCCGAGACCCCGGTGAAGCGGATCTTCCAGGAGGGGTTCGGGCGCGTGCTCGAGCTGCGCTGGCGGGCGGAGCGGCTCCTCGCCGCCGCCGGCGGGGCCGAGCGGTTCCGCTCGCCGCTCTCGGAGCTGCTCACCGCGCTCGCGCGCCGCAGGCCCCGTTACTTCCCGGGCATCGAGGCGCCGCGGGAGGAGTGGGGTACCCCCATGGCCGCGGCCTTCGAGCCGCGCCACTTCCGATCCTCGGCGGACCTCGCCCGCACCGCGGCCGCGCTCGACGCGGCCGAGGCGGAGGCCGGGGCGGCACCCGCGCCGTAG
- the gcvPB gene encoding aminomethyl-transferring glycine dehydrogenase subunit GcvPB: MGNPTGWRPSMEKDARTTAGDAGVGSGGATRGLVHEEQLLFERGSTGRSGVSLPAPGGDFDPARELPAELLRGGVDGMPEVSELEVVRHFTRMSVWNHGIDTGFYPLGSCTMKYNPKSSEALARLPGFANVHPLAPAELAQGALELMYRLERALSEIAGFDQTTLAPAAGAQGELCGLMIIRAWHEAHGNPRKKVLIPDTAHGTNPASSALNGYDVVQLASGPDGRLHPETVKAAMDEDVAAIMITNPNTLGIFETHIAEIAEIVHAKGGLVYGDGANMNALLGVARPGDMGFDVMQYNLHKTFATPHGGGGPGSGPVGVKAQLAPFLPLPAVVKEGERYRLVVDPAERPQTIGKLREFWGNFGMFVRAWALIREYGPDGVAQTGKLAVLNANYVRKLLEGTYDLPYETDSLHEVVFDDKLQKASGVTTMDVAKRLIDHGFHPPTVYFPLVVSGALMIEPTETESKETLERFVAAMKDIAAEAQAAPDAVKAAPTRPVRARLDETRAARKPVLRWRPGMKVE, from the coding sequence ATGGGAAACCCCACCGGCTGGAGGCCCAGCATGGAGAAGGACGCGAGGACGACCGCGGGGGACGCGGGCGTCGGGTCCGGCGGCGCCACCCGCGGGCTCGTGCACGAGGAGCAGCTCCTCTTCGAGCGCGGCTCGACCGGGCGCAGCGGGGTGTCGCTCCCGGCGCCCGGCGGCGACTTCGATCCCGCGCGCGAGCTGCCGGCCGAGCTGCTCCGCGGCGGGGTCGACGGGATGCCGGAGGTCTCGGAGCTCGAGGTCGTGCGTCACTTCACGCGGATGTCCGTGTGGAACCACGGGATCGACACGGGCTTCTACCCGCTCGGCTCGTGCACCATGAAGTACAACCCGAAGTCGAGCGAGGCGCTCGCGCGCCTGCCCGGGTTCGCGAACGTCCACCCCCTCGCGCCCGCCGAGCTGGCGCAGGGCGCGCTCGAGCTCATGTACCGGCTGGAGCGGGCGCTCTCCGAGATCGCCGGCTTCGACCAGACGACGCTCGCGCCGGCGGCCGGCGCGCAGGGCGAGCTCTGCGGGCTCATGATCATCCGCGCCTGGCACGAGGCGCACGGCAACCCGCGCAAGAAGGTGCTCATCCCCGACACGGCGCACGGGACGAACCCCGCGTCGTCCGCGCTGAACGGCTACGACGTCGTGCAGCTCGCGTCGGGCCCCGACGGGCGCCTCCACCCGGAGACCGTGAAGGCGGCGATGGACGAGGACGTCGCCGCGATCATGATCACGAACCCCAACACGCTGGGCATCTTCGAGACCCACATCGCCGAGATCGCCGAGATCGTGCACGCGAAGGGCGGGCTCGTGTACGGCGACGGCGCGAACATGAACGCGCTGCTCGGCGTCGCGCGCCCCGGCGACATGGGCTTCGACGTCATGCAGTACAACCTGCACAAGACGTTCGCCACGCCGCACGGCGGCGGCGGGCCGGGCTCCGGCCCGGTCGGCGTGAAGGCGCAGCTCGCGCCCTTCCTCCCGCTCCCGGCCGTGGTGAAGGAGGGCGAGCGCTACCGCCTCGTCGTGGACCCGGCGGAGCGGCCGCAGACCATCGGGAAGCTCCGCGAGTTCTGGGGCAACTTCGGGATGTTCGTCCGCGCCTGGGCGCTCATCCGCGAGTACGGGCCCGACGGCGTGGCGCAGACCGGCAAGCTCGCCGTGCTGAACGCGAACTACGTCCGCAAGCTCCTCGAGGGCACCTACGACCTGCCCTACGAGACCGACTCGTTGCACGAGGTGGTCTTCGACGACAAGCTGCAGAAGGCGAGCGGCGTCACCACGATGGACGTCGCGAAGCGGCTCATCGACCACGGCTTCCACCCGCCCACCGTGTACTTCCCGCTGGTGGTCTCGGGCGCGCTCATGATCGAGCCCACCGAGACGGAGTCGAAGGAGACGCTCGAGCGCTTCGTCGCGGCGATGAAGGACATCGCCGCGGAGGCGCAGGCCGCCCCCGACGCCGTGAAGGCCGCGCCGACGCGGCCGGTCCGCGCCCGCCTCGACGAGACACGCGCGGCGCGGAAGCCGGTGCTCCGCTGGCGCCCCGGGATGAAGGTCGAGTAG
- the folD gene encoding bifunctional methylenetetrahydrofolate dehydrogenase/methenyltetrahydrofolate cyclohydrolase FolD has translation MIIDGKLIAAKVRGEVAEAVRALKASGVAPGLSVVRVGDDPASAIYVRGKRKDCEEVGIRSDEHHLPATVSQADLLALVARLNADPTVHGILVQLPLPKHLDERAVLDAIDPRKDSDGFHPFNVGALSIGIPGTPRPCTPAGVMRLLDEARVDPKGKRAIVVGRSNIVGKPMAAMLLERHATVTIAHSRTQDLAGEVARADIVVAAIGKAELIRGEWIREGAVVIDVGMNRLDDGRLVGDVEYAAAARRASAITPVPGGVGPMTRAMLLVNTIELARSGAR, from the coding sequence ATGATCATCGACGGGAAGCTCATCGCAGCGAAGGTGCGCGGCGAGGTCGCAGAGGCCGTGCGCGCGCTCAAGGCCTCCGGGGTCGCCCCCGGGCTCTCCGTGGTGCGGGTCGGAGACGACCCCGCCTCGGCCATCTACGTCCGCGGCAAGCGCAAGGATTGCGAGGAGGTCGGGATCCGCTCCGACGAGCATCACCTCCCCGCGACGGTCTCGCAGGCCGACCTGCTCGCGCTGGTGGCACGCCTCAACGCCGACCCCACCGTCCACGGCATCCTCGTGCAGCTCCCGCTGCCGAAGCACCTCGACGAGCGGGCCGTGCTCGACGCCATCGACCCGCGCAAGGACTCGGACGGCTTCCACCCGTTCAACGTCGGCGCGCTCTCCATCGGCATCCCTGGCACGCCGCGGCCGTGCACGCCGGCGGGCGTGATGCGGCTGCTGGACGAGGCGAGGGTCGATCCGAAGGGCAAGCGCGCCATCGTCGTCGGCCGCTCGAACATCGTGGGCAAGCCCATGGCCGCGATGCTCCTCGAGCGGCACGCCACCGTCACCATCGCCCACTCGCGCACGCAGGACCTGGCCGGCGAGGTCGCCCGCGCCGACATCGTGGTGGCGGCGATCGGAAAGGCGGAGCTCATCCGCGGCGAGTGGATCCGCGAGGGCGCCGTGGTGATCGACGTCGGGATGAACCGGCTCGACGACGGCCGCCTCGTGGGCGACGTCGAGTACGCGGCCGCGGCGCGGCGCGCCTCGGCGATCACGCCCGTCCCGGGCGGGGTCGGCCCGATGACCCGCGCCATGCTGCTCGTCAACACCATCGAGCTCGCGAGGTCGGGCGCGCGGTGA
- the rpmB gene encoding 50S ribosomal protein L28: protein MARRCDICGKGPLVGNNVSHANNKSKTRSLPNLRSVRATVDGTVKHVRVCTRCLKAGKVVKVAHGASRASARA from the coding sequence ATGGCACGCCGCTGCGACATCTGTGGGAAGGGCCCGCTCGTGGGCAACAACGTCTCCCACGCGAACAACAAGTCGAAGACCCGCTCGCTGCCGAACCTGCGCTCTGTCCGCGCGACGGTCGACGGCACGGTGAAGCACGTGCGCGTCTGCACGCGCTGCCTCAAGGCCGGCAAGGTCGTGAAGGTCGCGCACGGCGCCTCGCGCGCCTCGGCGCGCGCCTAG
- the gcvT gene encoding glycine cleavage system aminomethyltransferase GcvT, whose translation MAQRTPLFDTHVRSGARMVEFAGWEMPVQYAGVLAEHEAVRTRAGLFDVSHMGEVVFRGPRALEALSRLFTNDLSKVADGQAQYGCLCRESGGIVDDVVVYRRAADDLLVCVNAANRQKDHEWLAGHAAGADVRNESDEWAQLALQGPLAARVLQRLTSADLPAIRTYRFARGEVAGVPCLIARTGYTGEDGFELFCPPDAAARLWDAVVDSGEPEGLQPCGLGARDSLRLEMAYRLYGSDMDDGTTPLEAGLGWVVKLDKGEFVGRDALVRQKEQGLARKLVGFVLTDPGIARHGYPVVQDGRKVGEVTSGTRSPSLGTSIGLAYVPPALAAEGSTFAVEIRGRPAAAKVVKTPFYTRK comes from the coding sequence ATGGCCCAGCGAACGCCCCTCTTCGACACGCACGTCCGCTCCGGCGCGCGGATGGTGGAGTTCGCCGGCTGGGAGATGCCGGTCCAGTACGCCGGCGTCCTCGCGGAGCACGAGGCCGTCCGTACGCGCGCCGGCCTCTTCGACGTCTCGCACATGGGCGAGGTCGTCTTCCGCGGGCCGCGCGCCCTCGAGGCGCTGAGCCGGCTCTTCACGAACGACCTCTCGAAGGTCGCCGACGGGCAGGCCCAGTACGGCTGTCTCTGCCGCGAGAGCGGCGGGATCGTGGACGACGTGGTCGTCTACCGCCGCGCCGCCGACGATCTGCTCGTCTGCGTGAACGCCGCGAATCGCCAGAAGGACCACGAGTGGCTGGCCGGTCACGCCGCCGGCGCCGACGTGAGGAACGAGTCCGACGAATGGGCGCAGCTCGCCCTGCAGGGACCGCTCGCGGCCCGGGTGCTGCAGCGGCTCACGAGCGCGGATCTCCCCGCCATCCGCACCTACCGCTTCGCCCGGGGCGAGGTCGCAGGCGTGCCCTGCCTCATCGCGCGCACCGGCTACACCGGCGAGGACGGCTTCGAGCTGTTCTGCCCGCCGGACGCCGCCGCGCGGCTGTGGGACGCCGTCGTCGACTCCGGCGAGCCCGAGGGGCTCCAGCCGTGCGGCCTCGGCGCGCGCGACTCGCTCCGCCTGGAGATGGCGTACCGCCTGTACGGCTCGGACATGGACGACGGCACGACGCCGCTCGAGGCGGGCCTGGGCTGGGTGGTGAAGCTCGACAAGGGCGAGTTCGTCGGGCGCGACGCGCTCGTCCGCCAGAAGGAGCAGGGCCTCGCGCGGAAGCTCGTCGGCTTCGTGCTCACCGACCCCGGCATCGCGCGGCACGGCTACCCGGTGGTGCAGGACGGGCGGAAGGTCGGCGAGGTGACGAGCGGGACGCGCAGCCCGTCGCTCGGGACCTCCATCGGCCTCGCCTACGTGCCCCCGGCGCTCGCCGCCGAGGGCTCGACCTTCGCCGTCGAGATCCGCGGGCGACCCGCCGCGGCCAAGGTCGTGAAGACGCCGTTCTACACGCGGAAGTGA
- a CDS encoding methylglyoxal synthase, which translates to MDKTRRVKMEGVKNVVLIAHDSRKDDLLEWVKYNRQVLKEHRLFATGTTGGLVQAEADLPVTRFKSGPLGGDQQVGAKIADGELDVLIFFWDPLEPQPHDPDVKALLRIAVLYNIPTACNRATADFIVASDLFHGEYQRLVEDHAAVREAFLRARAARGY; encoded by the coding sequence ATGGACAAGACGCGGCGCGTCAAGATGGAAGGCGTGAAGAACGTCGTGCTCATCGCGCACGACAGCCGGAAGGACGACCTGCTCGAGTGGGTGAAGTACAACCGCCAGGTGCTGAAGGAGCACCGGCTGTTCGCCACCGGCACCACGGGCGGCCTCGTGCAGGCCGAGGCGGACCTGCCGGTCACCCGCTTCAAGAGCGGGCCGCTGGGCGGCGATCAGCAGGTCGGCGCGAAGATCGCCGACGGCGAGCTCGACGTGCTCATCTTCTTCTGGGATCCGCTCGAGCCGCAGCCGCACGATCCCGACGTGAAGGCGCTGCTGCGCATCGCGGTGCTCTACAACATCCCCACCGCGTGCAACCGGGCGACCGCCGACTTCATCGTCGCGTCGGACCTGTTCCACGGAGAGTACCAGCGCCTGGTCGAGGACCACGCCGCGGTGCGCGAGGCGTTCCTGCGCGCGCGCGCCGCCCGCGGGTACTAG
- a CDS encoding TonB family protein produces the protein MPNPSGNEARTGRERPSVRAIVALAVSAAVNGALVAALHSAGAFTLAHRAASAARVGLAVVSGARWQANRAIDGEERAPVPEPTPPTVAPPPPVPPRRSPDPRGEVVAAPPSPDRRAPERWRFLSDHDGTSPRDVQSREAGERRWDNPLARAVPGAAGAQGVPERGEEGTAAASAPGREGEAATREDAVARARRALAPLATGDEAAGPVGHAARPGGELSAGDGGARSAGRYDPRLLPTAATFERLGGGPGERLVGVEEGDATSLSTRRFRFAEFFLRVKGAIAREWDPNRAMDARDPAAQRYGRRTRGTLVDIVLDPGGGLRDVRVVRGSGLDFYDREVVRAIRAAAPFPNPPRALVGQDGRILLARWRFELSWDGTRPRFALPAAPGR, from the coding sequence GTGCCGAACCCTTCCGGCAATGAAGCGCGTACGGGCCGCGAGCGGCCGTCGGTCCGCGCCATCGTCGCCCTCGCCGTGTCCGCGGCGGTCAACGGCGCCCTCGTCGCCGCGTTGCACTCCGCTGGGGCGTTCACGCTCGCTCACCGCGCGGCCTCCGCCGCGCGGGTCGGCCTCGCCGTGGTGTCCGGCGCGCGCTGGCAGGCGAACCGCGCGATCGACGGGGAGGAGCGCGCGCCCGTGCCCGAGCCGACTCCGCCCACCGTCGCGCCTCCGCCTCCGGTCCCTCCTCGCCGATCGCCCGACCCGCGCGGCGAGGTCGTGGCCGCGCCGCCGTCGCCCGATCGACGCGCGCCGGAGCGCTGGCGGTTCCTCTCCGACCACGACGGCACCTCGCCCCGCGACGTGCAGTCGCGCGAGGCGGGCGAGCGCCGCTGGGACAACCCGCTCGCGCGAGCCGTCCCCGGCGCCGCCGGGGCGCAGGGCGTGCCGGAGCGCGGCGAGGAGGGGACCGCGGCCGCGTCCGCGCCGGGGCGGGAGGGCGAGGCCGCGACGCGCGAGGACGCGGTCGCGCGCGCGCGGCGGGCGCTGGCTCCCCTCGCGACGGGCGACGAGGCCGCCGGACCCGTCGGGCACGCGGCCCGGCCCGGCGGTGAGCTCTCCGCGGGGGACGGGGGAGCCCGAAGCGCCGGACGCTACGACCCGCGCCTCCTCCCCACCGCCGCGACGTTCGAGCGGCTCGGCGGCGGCCCCGGCGAGCGGCTCGTGGGCGTCGAGGAGGGCGACGCGACCTCGCTCAGCACCCGCCGGTTCCGGTTCGCGGAGTTCTTCCTCCGCGTGAAGGGCGCCATCGCCCGGGAGTGGGATCCCAACCGCGCGATGGACGCGCGGGATCCGGCGGCGCAGCGCTACGGCCGCCGGACGCGCGGCACGCTCGTCGACATCGTCCTCGACCCCGGCGGCGGCCTCCGCGACGTCCGCGTCGTCCGCGGCTCGGGGCTCGACTTCTACGACCGCGAGGTGGTGCGCGCCATCCGCGCCGCGGCGCCCTTCCCGAACCCCCCCCGCGCGCTCGTGGGGCAGGACGGGCGGATCCTGCTCGCCCGGTGGCGGTTCGAGCTGTCCTGGGACGGCACGCGCCCGCGCTTCGCGCTGCCCGCCGCGCCCGGCCGCTAG